The sequence TCCTGGACTGCTACAAGAACCTGACCATCAAGACCATGGTGATGTTGGAGTGGCTGGACTCTCACTGCTCCAGTGCCTCCTATGCCATGAAGATTGATTCAGACACATTCCTGAATTTGAACAACCTGGTCAACATGCTGCTAGAAGCTCCGAAGGACAACTACATCACTGGACTGGTGGAGTGTAGAGCTATAGTTTCAAGAGACCCAACATCTAAGTGGTACCTACCTGTAGAGATATTTCCTGAGCCACAATATCCGTGTTATGCGTTGGGACTGGGCTACGTTTTGTCTTTAGACCTCCCTAGAAAGCTTGTGGAGGCATCTAGACACATTAGAGCTGTCTACATTGAAGATGTGTATTTGGGGTTGTGCATGAGATACTTGGACATCCTGCCCACCTACCCCCCAATCGGGAATTATTTTAATGTGATCCCTGTGTTTTACAATCGCTGTGCTTACTCCAAACTAATAGCTACCACTACTTATGCATATGTCAATCATATGTGGGTTTGGAAAGACTTTAAAAGACCAGAGCCTTTCTGTAGTGAGGAGAGATGATGAAGCACTTTACTTTACTCTACTTTTTTGAGATGTACAGTAGTTTGGGATTGTGTGTGTCATACCTGTCCAACTTTACCTCACTACTTCCTCCAGGACTTCCAGATGTCATCGAGCCTCATCAGGTCAGTTGTTGCCTCCATCCTCCGCACTTCTCAGGAACGACTAGATATATGAAgacacttgaaaaaaaaatggcatccaTATTGACAGAAATGAAGTACAGTTGTTATGTTAGTTTTATGTTAGAATTATCATTCTCATTTAATAATTCTTCCCCTTTGTTGTTTTATAATCGCTAgtgtccatcttttttttaatgtatatatacagtatactgtatatatatacactgtatattgtctgaatgtgcagcattttgtaactttgtttttgaaaagtgctatacaaatagtTGTTAATATTGTtcctattatattattattagaaataTTGAGCATTGTGCCCTTAAAGTAATATATCACTTTTgtaaaatattaacatttttttaaaaacacgcCTACACTAAGAGTTGCACCATCATGGCTAATATACTTTTTGAACTATGTTGTAAAAATGAAATCAAGTTAGTGACATTATTTTGGTTAACTTGCACAGTATTGGAGGTTGATTGTTCATGAACTCCAGacattggctgcttgttcaaaGTCTGGTTAAAAATTATGGCATGGCTGATTTTCAGATTCATATTCATGTTGAATAAACTCAGGGTTCACATTTGAATGGCatactttgtgtgtttgtttcacagACAGCGTTTAAAcctaaaccaaactaaaactACATGGCACTCAATAGAGCGCATACCTCCAccaacactatgcaattgtcaatatataCTGGTTCCACATatcggattttcaccaaaagttaataatttcttccatgccacattaccaacttttttcaggagatgcacacattttcatgactggacctgaaatgggacatgagatatgATAAATATCTCATGGTaaattctagccacttttaagcattttagccgatTATTGCAataccacatggccaatcagctccATTAGCTGCCCTTCTACtgtaccaagttttggaaaaattagcagGTCGGTTATGTCTAAACCAGAAATGAGCTCTCCATCAGTtgttccttgccccatgaccacaCTTCCACAAAGCTTCATGCAAATATGTTCATAACTTTaggagttatcctgctaacagacagatagacagacagatagacagaacaGGGCAAAAACAAAACCCTCATCCAACTAAATAACTGAACTAAGTAACATTTTATTATGGACTGCCAGATAGTGTTAAAGTCTTAAAGGAGAactgaaattatttttattaaaatagaAAACTCCCAGGCAATGTTACAGCACAGTCATGTCACTGGTCAACATACATTTTTATCTTTCAGATGTAAAGATACAAAGAAGTACAAATTTGACATGGAGGAAGTGTTAGTAGATGACAAAACCTGTAGTTCTGTGTCATTAAATCTAACATACTGATATAATATGTTACATTGCAACAAGCGACTTCCTGTTGCTTTGTAGCCTGTAGTCTGAATGCACCATTAGTCTTCATATACAATAAATAACCTTtcaactaaactacatttatctgtaaaacatcatgaagaacattttcCTTATCATGAGTCATAATAAATCTGAAAGCAAAACCATGAAAAACAATTTGGGACTTTAAAGGTCAGATCCATGTGGAGACAGGAAGATAGAAAATCCTCGATCTACCAGTCTCCCTTCCTCAATTACTTCTCTCCATTGTAATATAAGTagtacattcattcattcattcattcattcaacctttatttagttCTTGGAAAACACACTGAGGGTTAGAGTGCCCTTTTTCAACGGTGATTACAAATAGGTAAGacaaaacacaagaaagaaggaaagtggAGAAGTAACTGAATGGGGAATAAAAAGGAATCCAATTAattaaaataagttaaaatcAAGGCCTAAAATAATCCAGATTTAACGAGGATGCCGTTTAAAAGCAGAACTGAAAACAAAACCATGTCAGCTGACTCATATGTGACCTATGACTGAAAAACATGTGTCAGGGTTTGTTATGTTTTGCTGTTGTCAATATTGTCACGTATTTGACTTTCGCATCACCCTTGGGCTTAATTATTAAGTATATTTCCTTTCTCATCCTCCAGGCTTGTGCTCTGAGATGTCGCAGGCTGATTCATCTAACTACAATTTCCTCACAGTCTCCAAACACACTAAAATGGAATAACTCAGTGTACACAAGTTGTCAGTGACTAATAACAGCTGCAATAATCATTTGAGACTGCAGAGGCTGCACTTTTCTAAATGTTTAAAAGTGTGGCACCTGTGTCCTGCTCTGCTTCTGACTCATGTGACTGAGGAAAGACTCTGGGAAACCTCTTGATGCAGCCAGCAACTCAGTCAGTGACAAAGTGGTTGGATTGTTATGAGTGAAGTATGATGTTAGTGGATTGAGTAATTGTGGGCCTTACATAGACAGTATATGAAATCTTAGCATTGGTAACGTGTCCCACACTGTCCCACATTAACTTACTATTTGTCCCACATTTGGTCTGTTTGGTCACCCTACTCAGCGGCGGAGAGAGAACTAGAATGTTCGACTCAAGTAGAGGTATTGTTAagttgctgatattttacttaagtggaagtaaaagtactggtgtaaaaatctacttaagtagctcatttaaaatgtactcagagttactttttagaaaagagaccactgtgatcttttccatgtgattctaaaaggagagaggacagagttcaaactagattcttttaattggaaaatttggaaattacaaaataaagagaacaaacaaagtaaagtcagattactcttctcactgtgaatggatccacaatttgtcaatttacgaTGGTCCACTTTCTGATGCTGATGAAGATCCACAAAAtgtgtcctctgtaatggatgtgatttaaaatgtagcaaagtagaatacttcagtaaaaaatgtacttaagtaaaagtaaaattattgactgtaaaaaaacctcaaaaaagtacaagtacacaaaaaacgactcaattgcattaatgtgagtaaatgtaattagttacttccacccttgctctTGCTATCAGAAACATGAGATAAAATCCTCCATGCTGAATGTTATCTTATATTTGAGCAAGTGAGCTCTAGGTTGCTAGGAAAATTCATTTGTAAGCTATTGAAGATAAGAGCAATGGAAAACTTTCATTATGCTACATTAGAGCAAATAATTTGTCCTACACTACAGGCATTTGACAGCTGATGGTCTGATCCAGACTGACTTACAAGCAGGTAAGGCTTCACTCCCAGATAGCAAACTCACAATGTGTAGCAACGTAACCCGGGTTGATTCAACATCAGTTTTGCGACCTGAAATAATGTTGATCCAACAttgaaaatgattgacagcaacCCAAAAATCAGtgttatttcaattcaaattcaatcatTAATAACAGTGAAACACTATAAAATGAACTCTGCTTTCTGTACAGAAGGATTATATGGTGACTTCCTGTCGGGTGGTTTTTAACAAGTCTCCAACTCAAAGAATGTCTTTCAACCAGACATTAATTTAGTATGTGCCATGTGTGAGTGTCTTCATGTCATTatgaggtgcacacacacacacacacacctacacacacacacacacacacacacacacacacacacctcctactgcagctcagtgtgtgttgagCTCTGGATGGCCCCTCAGTGAACCCAGACCTAAGAAAAGCACAGGCTGGTTTTTAATGTGGCGTGACACCCGGGAAGCGGAGTCTGAGCAGGGGGAGGAGCATAATGTGATGTCACCTATTGGCTGAAGAATGATGCAGGTACGAGGAAATTAATGATTGCTTCCTCTGAAGGTTAGTCGGCTGGCTCCAGGCCAGTGGCTGAACAGGCAAGAAATTCACTTGACTCTTCATAGACTCTCCActggtgtttttgtgttttgtttgaataTGGCATAATAGATACACTTAGTTTTAACAGTTATTTGGCAGTTGACCGCCacgaaaaccagaatataaagttatcaccaagatcggatgcagctggacgagtttgtagcgttcagatttttacttcccattcatctgaatgagccacgaaaatagactgaaaactgacattggacacgttggtgaacagattcaacaacagatctcaCTTTTAAGACAGCAAAGCATCCTGAGTctgtcgtcattttgcatttctattcttggtttaggCTACACTAAAactaatatttaaaaataaaagtagatccagtctcccaaacaggaactatctctcctaaatggtatccttccgctatgttctcttctatcaataaaaatgctatttggtgaaattatgCTCTAAAATGTTGGACCACAgtcagcaggatctgttgttgaatctgttcaccaacgtgttcagtgttttctggttattttcgtggctcattcaaatgaatgtgaagtaaaaatccgaacgctacaaactcgtccagctgcatccgatcttggtgatagTTATAtcgtttatattctggttttcatggcggtgcTGATAGTTATAtcgtttatattctggttttcatggaagtgctgaataacccccatgttaaaactaagtgtaATATTGCTTAATATAACAAAATGAGAAGATAAATAgatacaacacaataatgaaaatctaaataatatattaatactaataataataataatagaaaataagATAAAGAAGGTAAAATaagatagaataaaatagatacaaattaaattaaaagtaatGCATAAAATTGGGATCatagtgaaagtgaaactaaGAATCAGATCCAGTAATTTGTTTGTTCCTTGttcagagcagcagagggacTCAGGGACTCTCCTTCAGAATCTtacctgaaaataaaaaatgtttcctTGATGGATCTACCTGACAGttgttgtcttgtgtttttcttttttttttttttttacattttgtgtctctctcataagactttaaataaaaatgtgaaattaaaattccagtTTATGTTAATACATGTTAATTACTtgacttcattcattcactgtctTTACCCGCTctttcctattcagggtcacgggtGGCTGGAGCCTGTCCCAGTTCACTGCGGGGCGGAGGGCAGGGAAACCCCGGGACAGGCCTCATTCCTTTACTGCTCATAACCTGAAGATCATCAGGTTTCATCCTGGATTGTACACAGCTCTGTAAGTTATGATACTCACTTGTTCCCCATTTCCACCTGTTACCCATAACCCTTAAACATAAAACCTGCCCATTATCTGAATTTCTCTGGGATTAACACAgttcttatctatctatctatctatctatctatctatctatctatctacagtatctatctatctatctatctatctatctatctacagtatctatctatctatctacagcaGGGGTCCCCAAACTACGGCCCGCGGGCCGGATACGGCCCGCCTCCACATTTGGCCCGGCCCCTGAACAATACCAGAGATGCAGACCCCTGTCAAAGAGAGAACGGTATAATGGCGAAAATGTTAGGTAAGAGAAAAATTGATTCAGAATGCAGGGTATTTAACCTGCAGTGGACAAacgattatttttttgttcaatgCAAAGAAAAGGCTGTTTGTCTCATCTGTCAAGAGGCGGTGGCGGTATTCAAAGAATACAATCTGCGCCGACACTATGAATCCCGTCACAAAGACAAGTATGATAGCTTGCAAGGCCAAATGCGAGCAGACAAACTCTCAAAGCTAAAAAGTGGACTGTTATCTCAGCAGAATACATTTGTACGCCAAGCTAAGCTGAACCAGTCATCCGTTCGGGCCAGCTTTCGGGTTGCTCAACTGATAGCAAGCAGCGGTAAACCTTTCACTGATGGAGAGTTTGTCAAGACATGTATGAATGCTGTCGCGGAGGAGGTGTGTCCCGAAAAGAAAGATGTCTTTAATGCCGTGAGTCGCAAGAACTTTGAGAGACTGCTCATATGAGTCATTTAAGTGAGAGATTCTGCTCTGATAACTAAGCTAAACTTTTACCTGTTAAGATTGTGCACGGCACAACAGAAAGTTAATGTTCCATggactttttttctgtgaagagCCCAGAGAGGGTTATttggttattatttatttcattaatagtgttattatttatttcctgactttttttctgtgaagaacCCAGAGAGGGTTATttggttattatttatttcctgacttttttttctgtgaagaacCCGGAAAGGGTTATTTGGTTATGTGTGGCTTTCTGGAAAACAATAAATTTTTACGTTTAGGCACCCCTGCGATCGTCACACTTTTTCTCTTACAAACTGACCCCGGCCCCCCATCAGAGAAGGGAAAAGTTATGTGGCCCTCACAGGAAAAAGTTTGGGGACCCctgatctacagtatctatctatctatctacagtatctatctatctatctatctatctatctatctatctagctacagtatctatctacagtatctatctatctatctatctatctatctacagtatctatctatctatctatctatctatctatctatctatctacagtatctatctatctatctatctatctatctacagtatctatctatctatctatctatctatctatctatctacagtatctatctatctatctatctatctatctatctatctatctacagtatctatctatctatctatctacagtatctatctatctatctatctatctatctatctatctatctacagtatctatctatctatctatctatctatctatctatctatctatctattgaaCCATAGGCTGGTACATCCAGACATCCGGACATCCAGGAGTTCaaaagtagaataagcttcaactcaccaacattacaagcaattaATAATGAGTGGAGTGGATATTTCTCAGCTGGGTTttcatccaagtatttttataCAAATTGTGCTGTATCGAATTAGAACAGCAAAATACGATACAGTATCCTAAAAGACGCAGTTTTTACGCTTGACTGATACAGAAAAGTTTTTTGTTGAAAAAGAAATTATGCAATAAATAGCAATGGACtgagtagaagaagaaagaggaaaaaggaaaatatgggCGAGGGGCTGTATGAATCAGGAGGGAGTGGGGGATGTGAGGTGGAGGATGGAAGACTCCACTGTTCTGACTCACTGGAAACAGGACGTCGTTGTTGATCTGTCAATCTGATGGCATTTACGGGAATCTGCTCCGCCTGCAGTGGGCTTTTCCCCCAGGCCACCCCAGTGCTGCGAGGGTACAGGAGAGGTCTGTCCCATGTGGAAACAGTCAGTTACTCCCATCTCTAATAAAGGCGACCCAAAATTGTTAAATGACCTGCGACCCATAGCACTGACC is a genomic window of Centroberyx gerrardi isolate f3 chromosome 1, fCenGer3.hap1.cur.20231027, whole genome shotgun sequence containing:
- the LOC139916597 gene encoding beta-1,3-galactosyltransferase 1-like isoform X1, with product MGVSFSTCSHEHTEVFSETRSEDIQHMANKRQSRRFFCQLLTLFLFLILTTSVIIIEVGLSHLPFTWIPKLWKDGTVQILAPLAKKPGSYDQYFVEYPYEYHFIINEPNKCEQQKPFVVLMVPVAPHNREHRDIIRSTWGSESTVLGKVVKLFFLLGLHPGEGAEQIQQQLLQESREHQDLIQSDFLDCYKNLTIKTMVMLEWLDSHCSSASYAMKIDSDTFLNLNNLVNMLLEAPKDNYITGLVECRAIVSRDPTSKWYLPVEIFPEPQYPCYALGLGYVLSLDLPRKLVEASRHIRAVYIEDVYLGLCMRYLDILPTYPPIGNYFNVIPVFYNRCAYSKLIATTTYAYVNHMWVWKDFKRPEPFCSEER
- the LOC139916597 gene encoding beta-1,3-galactosyltransferase 2-like isoform X2 gives rise to the protein MANKRQSRRFFCQLLTLFLFLILTTSVIIIEVGLSHLPFTWIPKLWKDGTVQILAPLAKKPGSYDQYFVEYPYEYHFIINEPNKCEQQKPFVVLMVPVAPHNREHRDIIRSTWGSESTVLGKVVKLFFLLGLHPGEGAEQIQQQLLQESREHQDLIQSDFLDCYKNLTIKTMVMLEWLDSHCSSASYAMKIDSDTFLNLNNLVNMLLEAPKDNYITGLVECRAIVSRDPTSKWYLPVEIFPEPQYPCYALGLGYVLSLDLPRKLVEASRHIRAVYIEDVYLGLCMRYLDILPTYPPIGNYFNVIPVFYNRCAYSKLIATTTYAYVNHMWVWKDFKRPEPFCSEER